From a region of the Butyrivibrio sp. AE3004 genome:
- a CDS encoding chemotaxis protein CheB encodes MYNHQDMSVSIQPQCVVGIGASAGGLEALQQFLTFLPSNTGMAFVIIQHLAPNHKSMLVDILGKYNTMPITEIEDGMPIERNHIYMIPPKYNIEIQNNELKLKEQNSQEINHPIDIFFRSLAYAYENRAVAVILSGTGSDGTNGIRAIKENNGMIIVQSPESAKFDGMPRNAITTGFVDLMLKPDSIARELSHISKSMIDAEAQIGTTDDDLLAKIFSILKNVTNINYSYYKQTTILRRIERRLVVTHNRNLREYVNYMSNNPEEAKLLAKEVLIGVTSFFRDPDYFDVLKETVVKKLVTESHPDDELRVWVAGCSTGEEAYSIAILFAEAMEELSVHRGIKIFATDLDPDSIGTAVRGVYGNNIIEDVSVARLSKYFTRKGNKYVIHHDIRKMIIFAQHNVFQDPPFGKLDLICCRNVLIYFQTVLQRNLFAIFHMALSDRGYLFLGRSESVIDYSDVFRVVCADEKIFIHYAEGNAPSHEQLAYSMNNIETPIDPISVSGYFDDEETTHYKPHELDTSVLESLMPATVLINEKNELVRSYGDCSKIISLPTGQVTLDIFQLIRNDLKIALSTALKEARLEKCRKAYTDIPVEVNGKGEFVSIVAQPINDSHGLDTDFTAISFIRGRQDFNIDMEEYQVDIAATHRISDLEHELKMTKNSLRQTVTELESTNAELQAANEELLTANEELQSSNEELQSVNEELYTVNSEYQSKVTELAVANNDMANFLSSTLVGILMVDKDLNIRKYTEYISSEFSIADQDVGRSLRYISFNFATIDLIALCKNVLDTMTPVEKRCASVAGKTYLIRIAPYHEIGVTDDLEDGSRTRKRELKGLVLTFVDTTKQVDDQEQIDEMAKALRSAVQSSREKESFLSQMSHDMRTPLTAIFGLTQLSLQEENVSDTIKDNLAKILTSSKYLLALIEEILETSRINAGKIVSVSSAVKEESILESVSTIAAEQARGAGLHFNSTIKGSKDKYVLMDTKHVERSLLNILSNSIKFTPNGGDIFFTANITYTDTDAIHTYIIRDTGIGISEAFQKKMFLPFEQYRESDDIYREGSGLGLFICKSLIELMGGTITCTSEPGKGTEFVVILSYPIATDEQIALHTQRSEKYEDHILYGKNVLLAEDNTINAEVIIKLLKRKGIHAEVARDGQEAVDMFKNRGPYHYQAILMDLMMPVKSGLDASKDIRSINTPDAVTIPIIALTADIANDVTHRCELAGMDKVLEKPIDQDKLFSYLASVIQKQLDEA; translated from the coding sequence ATGTACAATCATCAGGACATGTCAGTAAGCATACAACCACAATGTGTCGTAGGTATAGGAGCATCAGCAGGAGGCCTTGAAGCACTTCAGCAATTCCTGACTTTTCTTCCGTCAAATACGGGAATGGCCTTTGTTATAATTCAACATCTAGCCCCCAATCATAAGAGTATGCTTGTGGATATCCTCGGCAAATATAACACCATGCCTATAACCGAAATCGAGGATGGCATGCCTATCGAGAGAAATCACATCTATATGATTCCTCCAAAATATAATATTGAAATTCAGAACAACGAACTTAAACTCAAGGAACAAAACTCTCAGGAAATAAATCATCCTATCGATATTTTCTTCCGTTCTCTTGCCTATGCTTATGAAAACCGAGCGGTTGCCGTTATTCTTTCAGGAACAGGTTCAGATGGCACAAATGGTATCAGAGCCATAAAAGAGAACAATGGTATGATAATTGTCCAGTCTCCGGAGTCTGCTAAATTTGACGGTATGCCAAGAAATGCCATCACAACCGGCTTTGTTGACCTTATGCTCAAGCCCGATTCAATAGCCAGGGAGCTTTCTCATATTTCAAAGTCAATGATCGATGCAGAAGCTCAGATTGGTACAACTGATGATGACCTGCTTGCAAAAATATTTTCAATTCTTAAGAATGTCACCAATATTAACTATTCCTATTACAAGCAGACTACAATCTTAAGAAGAATTGAGCGAAGACTTGTTGTAACGCATAATAGAAATCTTCGTGAATATGTAAATTACATGTCCAATAATCCGGAAGAAGCAAAACTCCTCGCCAAAGAAGTGCTTATCGGTGTGACTTCATTTTTCAGGGATCCAGATTATTTTGATGTATTAAAGGAAACAGTTGTAAAAAAGCTGGTTACCGAGTCGCACCCTGATGATGAACTTCGTGTATGGGTTGCAGGCTGCTCAACGGGTGAAGAAGCCTATTCCATAGCAATTTTATTTGCAGAGGCCATGGAGGAGCTGTCAGTTCACCGCGGTATAAAGATATTCGCCACAGACCTTGACCCTGACTCCATCGGAACAGCAGTCAGAGGTGTTTACGGCAACAATATTATTGAAGATGTCTCCGTTGCCAGACTTTCCAAGTATTTTACGAGAAAAGGCAACAAATATGTCATTCATCATGACATAAGAAAAATGATAATCTTTGCTCAGCACAATGTATTCCAGGATCCCCCTTTCGGAAAACTGGATTTAATATGCTGCAGAAATGTCCTTATTTACTTCCAGACAGTTCTTCAGCGCAACCTTTTCGCCATTTTCCACATGGCACTTTCAGACAGAGGCTATCTTTTCCTTGGTCGTTCCGAATCTGTTATAGACTATTCAGACGTATTCAGGGTTGTATGTGCCGATGAAAAAATTTTCATACACTATGCGGAAGGTAATGCTCCTTCCCATGAACAGCTCGCTTATTCTATGAACAACATAGAAACACCTATTGATCCCATCAGTGTTTCCGGATACTTTGATGACGAGGAAACTACGCACTATAAGCCTCATGAGCTCGATACATCCGTTCTTGAATCCCTTATGCCGGCTACCGTGCTGATAAATGAAAAAAATGAACTTGTACGAAGCTACGGTGACTGTTCAAAGATCATCTCTCTTCCTACAGGACAGGTTACACTGGATATCTTCCAGCTTATACGAAACGATCTTAAGATAGCTCTATCTACAGCACTTAAGGAAGCCAGGCTGGAAAAATGCCGTAAAGCCTACACAGATATTCCGGTTGAAGTAAACGGTAAAGGTGAATTCGTTTCCATCGTTGCCCAGCCTATAAATGACAGCCATGGCCTGGACACTGACTTTACTGCCATCTCATTTATCAGAGGCAGACAGGATTTCAATATCGACATGGAAGAGTATCAGGTTGATATTGCCGCTACACATCGTATCTCAGATCTGGAACACGAGCTCAAGATGACCAAGAATTCGCTTCGTCAGACTGTTACTGAGCTTGAATCTACGAATGCGGAGCTCCAGGCTGCCAATGAGGAGCTTCTTACGGCAAATGAGGAATTACAGTCAAGTAACGAAGAGCTGCAGTCAGTAAACGAAGAGCTTTATACGGTCAACTCAGAATATCAGTCAAAGGTTACAGAGCTGGCAGTTGCCAACAACGATATGGCAAACTTCCTGTCTTCTACGCTTGTTGGTATCCTGATGGTAGATAAGGATCTTAATATCAGAAAATATACCGAATATATTTCTTCGGAGTTTAGTATTGCCGATCAGGATGTGGGAAGGTCTCTGCGCTATATCAGCTTTAATTTTGCAACAATAGACCTGATCGCACTTTGCAAAAATGTACTGGACACCATGACTCCTGTTGAAAAAAGATGCGCATCCGTTGCAGGAAAAACCTATCTTATCAGAATCGCACCTTATCATGAAATCGGTGTCACGGATGACTTAGAGGATGGCAGCCGCACCAGAAAGCGTGAATTGAAGGGACTGGTTCTTACCTTTGTAGATACCACAAAGCAGGTTGACGATCAGGAGCAGATAGATGAAATGGCAAAAGCTCTTCGTTCTGCAGTTCAATCCAGTCGCGAAAAGGAATCCTTCTTATCTCAGATGTCCCACGATATGAGAACACCTTTGACAGCTATTTTCGGACTGACACAGCTTTCACTTCAGGAAGAAAACGTATCGGATACCATAAAGGATAACCTTGCTAAAATCCTTACCTCAAGCAAATATCTTCTTGCTCTTATAGAAGAAATACTTGAAACAAGCCGCATAAATGCAGGTAAGATTGTTTCGGTCAGCTCTGCAGTGAAAGAGGAATCAATACTGGAATCCGTTTCCACAATAGCTGCCGAACAGGCAAGAGGTGCAGGTCTCCACTTTAACTCCACCATTAAAGGTTCAAAAGATAAGTATGTCCTTATGGACACAAAGCATGTGGAAAGATCATTGTTAAATATCCTTTCCAACAGTATAAAATTCACGCCAAACGGTGGTGATATATTTTTTACGGCAAATATCACCTACACGGATACTGATGCTATTCACACCTACATAATAAGAGATACCGGAATCGGCATCAGCGAAGCTTTCCAGAAAAAAATGTTCCTTCCTTTCGAGCAATACAGGGAATCTGATGATATCTACAGAGAAGGCTCCGGGCTCGGTCTTTTCATTTGCAAGAGCCTGATTGAGCTTATGGGAGGAACCATTACCTGTACGAGTGAACCCGGTAAAGGTACGGAATTTGTTGTAATACTTTCCTATCCTATCGCAACTGATGAACAGATTGCTCTTCATACACAGCGCTCCGAAAAATATGAGGATCATATTTTATACGGAAAGAATGTGCTGCTCGCGGAGGATAATACAATAAATGCTGAAGTTATCATAAAGCTCCTTAAGAGAAAGGGCATCCATGCTGAAGTAGCAAGAGATGGTCAGGAAGCAGTTGACATGTTTAAGAATCGCGGACCTTACCATTACCAGGCCATACTTATGGATCTTATGATGCCTGTAAAGAGCGGCCTTGATGCAAGTAAGGATATTCGCTCAATTAATACTCCGGATGCTGTTACAATACCGATCATTGCCCTTACTGCCGACATTGCCAATGATGTCACCCATAGATGCGAACTAGCAGGTATGGATAAGGTCCTTGAAAAGCCCATCGATCAGGACAAACTGTTTTCATATCTTGCTTCGGTAATACAAAAGCAACTTGATGAAGCATAA
- a CDS encoding response regulator encodes MSNNNNEIVDKLIETKNKLCFSDSFLEQMSRNVRGPLYSIIEFSKLAIGSMSDEVAVHHYLDQINRAGHFMNESMDDVMAMRQIIMQNVSIHPESINVDKLVEALENDLSHIFSYSGILFKPKTIDLKDCVIIADYSILFQILRKMIRLVSNLLPAKSTLDFEVYKSSESYNEYEIGFKVYSSEAILTSSQVDALRLGYNNVEKDMYNSIDSMDPMIFILRCYAHEMGTDTVNVKNDAEKGVEIDLKLRFPIVTGEQLELLSNRNYDFSQKRILVADDDEINLEIIEKLLREKGAEVITVRDGREALLTYRTEHGKFDLILLDIVMPDIDGLAVARMIRDNTTIPSSKNVPIIAMTVNAFHEDYEQSLKAGMNSHLVKPIDSERLYNTLAEYI; translated from the coding sequence ATGTCAAACAACAATAATGAGATAGTAGATAAGCTTATTGAAACAAAAAATAAGCTTTGTTTTAGCGACTCATTTTTAGAGCAGATGAGTAGGAATGTAAGAGGACCGCTTTATTCAATTATAGAGTTTTCAAAGCTTGCGATTGGATCTATGTCTGATGAGGTTGCTGTTCATCATTATCTAGATCAGATCAATCGTGCGGGTCATTTTATGAATGAATCAATGGATGATGTTATGGCTATGCGCCAGATTATCATGCAGAATGTAAGTATTCATCCTGAAAGCATCAATGTGGATAAGCTTGTTGAAGCCTTGGAAAATGATCTGTCGCATATTTTTTCGTATAGCGGAATTCTATTCAAACCAAAAACCATTGATTTGAAGGACTGCGTCATTATTGCGGATTATTCTATTCTTTTTCAGATTTTAAGAAAAATGATAAGACTTGTGTCAAATCTTTTGCCGGCAAAGAGCACTTTGGATTTTGAGGTTTATAAGAGCTCCGAAAGTTACAATGAATACGAAATCGGGTTTAAGGTGTATAGCTCGGAGGCTATTCTGACCAGTAGCCAGGTTGATGCACTTAGGCTTGGTTATAACAACGTGGAAAAGGATATGTATAATTCCATTGATTCAATGGATCCCATGATTTTTATTTTAAGATGCTATGCTCATGAGATGGGGACAGACACTGTTAATGTGAAAAATGATGCAGAGAAGGGTGTTGAAATCGACCTCAAATTACGATTCCCTATCGTTACCGGCGAACAGCTTGAGTTACTCAGTAATCGTAATTATGATTTTTCTCAGAAGAGGATTCTTGTTGCGGATGATGATGAGATCAATCTTGAAATAATTGAAAAACTTCTCAGGGAAAAAGGTGCGGAAGTTATTACAGTAAGAGACGGTAGGGAAGCTCTTCTTACATACAGAACAGAACATGGAAAGTTCGATCTTATTCTTCTTGATATTGTCATGCCTGATATTGATGGATTAGCAGTTGCACGAATGATAAGAGATAACACAACAATCCCGTCGTCTAAGAATGTGCCTATTATAGCAATGACGGTAAACGCTTTTCATGAAGATTACGAGCAGAGTCTCAAGGCAGGAATGAACTCTCACCTCGTAAAACCCATAGATTCCGAAAGACTATACAATACACTTGCGGAGTATATATAA
- a CDS encoding GGDEF domain-containing protein, producing the protein MLKKHSILFANIIVILLIIVVSTGLQINEYTYYKNAAIKQAREDVAFTSSDISYRLTIATTEQLVASQMMANDIFLKIWAEDEISFNTDEHKQLLYDYLNEYKQKYNYDVVFFVSNQTYNYYYDGGLNKVVSPTDDFDIWYFNFLDLHQEYDIQIDHDEVNDFSVTLFVNCLVTDESGNILGVVGVGNQIDDFQNQLENYVSEYDLNICIVNKGNAHNSFTGSTSYYKTVDDATASLGLSRETILMDVDDDGYAWNEGNLCTKVMRNKALNWNIFVQSDITKNINILLAQMNRRIVLLMLIILSYLMVSLTLFSRLNRITYESHNTDELTRLANNRLFREKFNKENKRKFSKETASLFMLDVDDFKSFNDTRGHLYGNAVLQLVSQTLKENVGETGFVGRWGGDEFIGVIYDTPEKAKVILDNVQNIIRSKDTAMPISFSCGISQINSNLTLEKNMELADRALYKSKENGKAQSSIYSP; encoded by the coding sequence GTGCTAAAAAAGCATTCTATTTTATTTGCAAACATAATAGTGATCTTACTTATTATAGTAGTTTCTACCGGTTTACAGATTAACGAGTATACCTACTATAAAAACGCTGCCATTAAGCAGGCCAGGGAGGATGTTGCTTTTACGTCAAGCGATATATCCTACAGACTTACTATTGCTACAACCGAACAGCTCGTGGCATCACAGATGATGGCTAATGATATTTTTCTGAAAATATGGGCTGAGGATGAAATCAGTTTCAATACTGATGAGCATAAACAGCTCTTATACGACTATCTTAATGAATACAAACAGAAATATAACTATGATGTAGTCTTCTTTGTATCTAATCAAACCTACAATTACTATTATGACGGAGGACTAAACAAGGTAGTATCTCCTACTGATGACTTTGATATATGGTACTTCAATTTTCTTGATCTCCACCAGGAATACGATATTCAGATTGACCATGATGAGGTAAATGACTTTAGCGTTACCCTCTTTGTCAACTGTCTTGTAACTGATGAGTCCGGAAATATTCTCGGCGTTGTCGGTGTCGGCAATCAGATTGATGATTTCCAGAACCAGCTTGAAAACTACGTATCAGAATATGACCTTAATATCTGCATTGTTAATAAAGGAAATGCTCATAATTCCTTTACCGGAAGCACATCCTACTATAAAACCGTGGACGATGCTACAGCTTCACTTGGTCTATCCAGAGAAACAATTCTCATGGATGTGGATGACGATGGCTATGCATGGAATGAAGGAAATCTATGCACCAAGGTAATGCGTAACAAGGCCCTCAACTGGAATATTTTTGTTCAATCCGATATCACAAAAAACATCAATATTTTGCTGGCACAGATGAATCGCAGGATTGTGCTTCTGATGCTCATTATACTAAGCTACCTTATGGTAAGTCTCACTCTCTTTTCAAGACTTAACCGCATTACTTATGAATCACACAATACCGATGAGCTTACAAGACTTGCCAACAATCGCCTTTTCAGAGAAAAATTCAACAAAGAAAACAAGAGGAAATTTTCAAAGGAAACAGCCTCCCTGTTCATGCTGGATGTAGATGATTTTAAATCTTTCAATGACACAAGAGGACATTTATACGGAAATGCAGTTCTTCAATTAGTCTCCCAGACATTAAAAGAAAATGTAGGTGAAACCGGTTTTGTCGGCAGATGGGGCGGAGATGAATTTATTGGTGTTATCTATGATACCCCTGAAAAAGCTAAGGTCATTCTTGATAATGTACAGAATATAATAAGGTCCAAAGACACAGCAATGCCAATCTCATTCAGCTGCGGAATCTCACAAATAAACAGTAATCTTACTTTGGAAAAAAACATGGAGCTGGCAGACCGGGCATTATATAAATCCAAGGAGAACGGAAAAGCTCAGTCCTCTATCTACTCACCATAA
- a CDS encoding leucine-rich repeat protein: MSFKYEKKKGTDHSFFEIKGNRDEKDKRERVLCIPEKAEDENGDILPVEVIGNHAFSSRKDIEEIVIPDSIHTILGFAFHNCSNLKKIKMADSVTEYLDGSTRQCENLTEIEIDIEHDNFQIIRRILEDNDRRLTFRMHLTGGDALLVFPGFNYDFVENTMARTIQFAIEGTGYAYRECVKSGEINFREYDNMFPKASADDSVTAEMIAMARLAFPYELTSECKDMYEKWLLENAKGNLKRAIENSSLQVGALGVFTKDAGVSAIDDFSLEDHFDFYMTRKLLYKDDAKELAHMASDKEMTAIVSMMMNFSEECRNDACDLTDEKSDDGFLELDF, from the coding sequence ATGAGTTTTAAATATGAAAAGAAAAAAGGGACTGATCACAGTTTCTTCGAGATAAAAGGTAACAGAGATGAAAAGGATAAGAGGGAGAGAGTGCTTTGCATTCCCGAAAAAGCTGAGGATGAGAACGGGGATATATTGCCTGTTGAGGTTATCGGTAATCATGCTTTTTCATCCAGAAAGGATATAGAGGAGATAGTAATACCGGATTCAATCCACACAATTCTTGGTTTCGCTTTTCATAACTGCAGCAATCTCAAGAAAATTAAAATGGCGGACAGCGTCACCGAATATCTTGACGGAAGTACCAGACAGTGTGAAAATCTGACCGAAATAGAGATAGATATTGAGCATGATAACTTTCAGATAATCAGACGTATACTTGAGGATAATGACAGAAGGCTGACCTTCAGAATGCACCTTACAGGTGGTGATGCACTTTTGGTTTTTCCCGGATTTAACTATGACTTTGTTGAAAACACGATGGCTAGAACAATTCAGTTTGCGATCGAGGGTACAGGCTATGCGTACCGTGAATGTGTAAAAAGCGGTGAGATAAATTTCAGGGAATATGATAATATGTTTCCCAAGGCATCGGCAGACGATAGTGTGACTGCCGAGATGATCGCTATGGCGAGATTAGCTTTTCCGTATGAACTTACATCTGAGTGCAAAGATATGTATGAAAAATGGCTTCTTGAAAATGCCAAAGGGAACCTGAAAAGAGCTATAGAGAACAGCTCACTGCAAGTAGGTGCTTTAGGTGTATTTACTAAAGATGCAGGTGTAAGTGCAATAGATGACTTTAGTCTTGAGGATCATTTTGATTTTTATATGACAAGGAAGCTTCTTTATAAGGATGATGCAAAAGAGCTTGCACACATGGCATCGGACAAGGAAATGACAGCTATTGTCAGCATGATGATGAACTTTTCCGAAGAGTGCAGAAATGATGCCTGTGATTTAACCGATGAAAAATCGGATGATGGATTTTTGGAACTGGATTTTTAA
- a CDS encoding vWA domain-containing protein — protein MNNKEQLTKLGNQIWNSVKTELLLSMRFMAPALSVLEIRKDLSTTFVGTDGESVLYNPNYIFKTYVEDPSKLNRTYLHMLMHCMFRHLYRAADFSDSEIWDLACDIAVEHILDSMDYQCIYRVSSDLRDRWYEKLQNELKVLTAEKIYHYLEEHAEWGSDSSFDHEDTGTDMISEDIWNRLVREFKFDDHGFWERLQDKKDESQNNDRPDIDMQMQMRLRRANKKEIEEAWKNTAKRIKSDIASLGDDKSTESGSLKFYLKAETQDKVYYTEFLNQIAVVREEIKIDPDSFDYGLYNYGMEIYGNMPLIEENEYSESHKVDELVIAIDTSASCSEELVQSFLNETAGILRSSDNFFREIHVHIIECDNRVQKDIEINHPEEMEKYAENFEISGGYGTDFRPVFSYVDDLRHKGQLKHLRGLMYFTDGFGDYPQNPTEYDTAFVFPSDKQTGVDDMPDWAIALYI, from the coding sequence ATGAATAATAAAGAACAATTGACTAAGCTTGGAAATCAAATATGGAATTCAGTAAAGACGGAGCTACTGTTGTCGATGAGATTTATGGCACCGGCACTTTCGGTGCTTGAGATACGAAAGGACCTGTCGACTACCTTTGTAGGAACTGATGGGGAGAGTGTTCTGTATAATCCCAACTACATTTTCAAGACCTATGTTGAGGATCCGTCTAAGCTAAACAGGACATACCTGCATATGCTTATGCACTGTATGTTCAGGCATTTGTACAGGGCAGCGGATTTTAGTGATAGTGAGATATGGGATCTTGCATGTGATATTGCCGTGGAGCATATTCTTGATTCCATGGATTATCAATGCATTTACAGAGTCAGTTCGGATCTTAGGGACAGATGGTATGAAAAGCTGCAGAATGAACTTAAAGTACTGACTGCAGAGAAGATTTACCACTATCTTGAGGAACACGCAGAATGGGGCAGCGATTCTTCTTTTGATCATGAAGATACAGGTACGGATATGATTTCTGAGGATATCTGGAATCGCCTTGTTCGTGAATTTAAATTTGACGATCACGGCTTTTGGGAGAGACTTCAGGATAAAAAAGATGAGTCTCAGAATAATGACAGACCCGATATTGATATGCAGATGCAGATGAGACTCAGGCGGGCAAATAAAAAAGAAATTGAGGAAGCCTGGAAGAATACGGCAAAGAGAATCAAGAGTGATATTGCAAGTCTTGGAGATGATAAAAGCACAGAAAGCGGAAGCCTTAAATTTTACCTGAAGGCTGAAACGCAGGATAAAGTTTATTATACTGAGTTTTTAAATCAGATAGCTGTGGTCAGGGAGGAAATAAAAATAGACCCTGACTCATTTGACTATGGACTGTATAATTACGGAATGGAGATTTACGGTAATATGCCTCTTATTGAGGAAAATGAGTACAGTGAATCTCATAAGGTTGACGAGCTGGTGATTGCCATTGATACCTCCGCTTCCTGCTCAGAAGAACTGGTTCAGAGTTTTTTGAATGAGACCGCAGGAATTCTTCGAAGTAGCGACAATTTTTTCAGAGAGATCCACGTACATATAATTGAGTGTGACAACAGGGTCCAAAAGGATATAGAGATCAATCATCCTGAGGAGATGGAAAAATATGCTGAGAATTTCGAAATCTCCGGAGGTTACGGAACAGATTTTAGGCCGGTGTTTTCATATGTGGATGATCTTAGACATAAGGGACAATTAAAACATTTAAGAGGCCTTATGTATTTTACGGATGGCTTTGGGGATTACCCACAAAATCCAACCGAATATGATACAGCCTTTGTTTTTCCGTCGGATAAGCAGACAGGTGTTGATGATATGCCTGACTGGGCAATCGCTTTATATATTTGA
- a CDS encoding ATP-binding protein: MNIKQAKQEIINTIKAYREKDEMGNYLIPVQKQRPILLIGPPGIGKTAIMEQVAEELAVNLVSYTITHHTRQSAIGLPFISKKEYGGKETSVTEYTMSEIIASVYDRINQTGVKEGILFLDEINCVSETLVPTMLQFLQYKTFGAHQVPEGFIIVTAGNPPQYNKAVRDFDIVTLDRVKRIDIEEDLEAFKEYADVNGVHGSILAYLDIHKDNFYSIKNDIQGKRFVTARGWEDLSQLIRAYEKLGIEVDEKVTGQYLQEPEIARDFAMYYALYHKYEDLYNIGEILKGSVPAERDKLRKAPFDEKLSIINLLVDRLNQEFAAYDKDYKVQKTIQKEITAVVKGTEPASIIGRLKNRISELSEDYDKKAGEHLMDKSSEIVIKKVIAALCKLQEEINDADDEAAKNEIKTWFSEREKTRRQNALETGNHLSNCFSFLQKIYGEEQEMVLFLTRLDAGHYSLNFIQNEGSEEYFKYNQLLLLRDRRREIVAEILSV; encoded by the coding sequence ATGAATATTAAACAAGCTAAGCAGGAAATAATAAATACAATCAAAGCATACAGGGAAAAGGACGAGATGGGGAATTATCTTATCCCGGTCCAGAAGCAGCGCCCGATACTTCTCATTGGACCTCCGGGCATAGGAAAGACAGCAATTATGGAACAGGTTGCTGAGGAGCTTGCGGTAAATCTGGTATCCTATACGATCACGCATCACACAAGACAGAGTGCGATCGGACTTCCTTTCATTTCCAAAAAGGAATACGGAGGAAAAGAGACCTCTGTTACCGAATATACAATGAGTGAGATCATTGCATCGGTTTATGACAGAATAAATCAGACAGGTGTGAAAGAAGGAATCCTTTTTCTTGATGAGATAAACTGCGTGTCAGAGACACTGGTTCCAACCATGCTTCAGTTTTTACAGTATAAGACCTTTGGAGCGCATCAGGTTCCCGAGGGATTTATCATAGTTACTGCGGGTAATCCACCTCAGTATAACAAGGCTGTAAGAGATTTTGATATTGTTACTTTGGACCGTGTAAAGAGAATTGACATTGAAGAGGATTTGGAAGCATTCAAGGAATATGCTGACGTCAATGGTGTTCACGGATCAATCCTTGCATATCTTGATATTCATAAGGACAACTTTTACAGCATAAAAAATGATATTCAGGGAAAACGCTTTGTTACTGCCAGAGGATGGGAGGATCTGTCACAGCTTATCAGAGCCTACGAAAAGCTTGGTATAGAAGTTGACGAAAAGGTAACGGGTCAGTATCTTCAGGAGCCTGAGATTGCCCGGGATTTTGCAATGTATTATGCGCTCTATCACAAGTATGAGGATCTGTACAATATTGGAGAGATTTTAAAGGGCAGTGTTCCTGCTGAGAGAGATAAGCTAAGGAAAGCTCCTTTTGATGAAAAACTAAGCATTATAAACCTACTGGTAGACAGACTGAATCAGGAGTTTGCTGCTTATGACAAAGACTATAAGGTTCAGAAGACAATTCAAAAGGAAATCACGGCAGTTGTAAAGGGAACAGAGCCTGCATCAATAATCGGAAGATTAAAGAACAGAATCTCTGAGCTGTCTGAAGATTATGACAAGAAAGCCGGAGAACATCTTATGGACAAGTCCTCTGAGATTGTGATTAAGAAGGTTATTGCTGCTCTTTGTAAGCTTCAGGAAGAGATAAACGACGCTGATGATGAAGCTGCTAAAAATGAGATTAAAACCTGGTTTTCTGAAAGGGAGAAGACAAGAAGACAGAATGCTCTTGAGACAGGAAATCATTTATCAAACTGCTTTTCATTCCTTCAGAAAATATATGGAGAAGAGCAGGAGATGGTGCTGTTCCTCACAAGGCTTGATGCGGGTCATTACAGCCTGAATTTTATTCAGAATGAGGGATCTGAGGAATACTTTAAGTATAATCAGCTTCTTCTACTCAGAGACAGGCGAAGAGAGATAGTGGCAGAGATATTGTCGGTTTGA